A stretch of the Arthrobacter sp. PAMC 25486 genome encodes the following:
- a CDS encoding DUF5998 family protein: MGHMNSFGAGAPANTRGSELEAALQRSGFYPRLVADVVNDALDGQESLAHLVHLETHFDHNEIQRHITVLVLTSEMLVITHVDDHQLDDSGEQMVAQVSTESVPVSQIKSVVLSYIYAQPQDYKPSDPARELTLSIAWSGGQRVEMGPASCGDPDCDADHGYTGNIAQEDIVLRISAEAEGLQAVADAKAFARALRAVNTAVGSTAHAELAASKFPAFGARLGRSHYRR; this comes from the coding sequence ATGGGGCACATGAACAGCTTCGGAGCCGGCGCCCCGGCCAATACCAGAGGTAGCGAGTTGGAAGCAGCACTGCAGCGCTCAGGTTTTTATCCCCGTCTAGTCGCCGATGTGGTCAACGATGCCCTGGACGGGCAAGAGAGCCTTGCGCACCTGGTCCACCTGGAAACCCACTTTGACCACAACGAGATACAGCGGCACATTACGGTTTTGGTGCTGACCAGCGAAATGCTGGTCATCACCCATGTCGACGATCACCAGCTGGACGACTCAGGGGAGCAGATGGTGGCACAAGTGTCCACCGAGTCCGTGCCCGTCAGCCAAATCAAATCCGTGGTGCTCAGCTACATCTACGCCCAGCCGCAGGACTACAAGCCCTCAGACCCGGCCCGGGAACTGACCTTGTCCATCGCCTGGTCCGGTGGACAGCGGGTGGAGATGGGTCCGGCGTCGTGCGGGGACCCCGACTGCGACGCGGACCACGGCTACACCGGCAACATTGCCCAAGAAGACATCGTGCTGCGCATCAGTGCCGAGGCCGAAGGGTTGCAGGCAGTGGCCGACGCCAAGGCGTTCGCCCGGGCCCTGCGCGCGGTCAACACGGCCGTCGGCTCAACCGCCCACGCGGAGCTCGCCGCCAGCAAGTTCCCCGCTTTCGGTGCACGATTGGGCCGCTCACATTACCGCCGATAA
- a CDS encoding GNAT family N-acetyltransferase: MVKPELAPGYPAHWEADVVLRDGATGHLRPMTAADADAVQAFHMAQSQNSIYMRFFTYKSKLTPKELRRFTELDYRDRVAFVITRGQEIIGIGRYDRLDDPTEAEVAFNVSDANQGRGLGSILLEHLAVAARENGIDKFSAEVLPENRKMIQVFSEAGYEVHRRFDDGVISLSFDIDPTEKSRAVMESREHRADARSVAGLLAPSSVAVIGASRAWGSIGQQLLEHVVEGKFTGAVYAVNQEALEVSGMMPYASIAEVPGPVDLAIIAVPYDQVPSVVEQCGAAGVKGLVIATAGFADDGEHGLARQRELVRSARANGMRLVGPASLGLANTDPAISLNASMAPELPAKGGLGIFSQSAALGVSLFASLSRRSVGMSSVLSAGNRADISGNDMMQFWEDDPNTTACGLYLESIGNPRKFSRISRRLSRTKPVIVAKSDAMGLRLPPGHVVRTTQAPAGALDAMLRQSGVVRVNTIEELSDVAQLVVGQPLPQGPGLAIIGNSGAMGTVVADAAEQHGLTVAAVESMLALDTGQSKALPLLKRTVLGALAREGVDSAIVTLLPVIGLSIENIAKTLHACSVEAGKPVIAVFTGIVDPRIHVNRQMSDTLPAYSSPGAAIAALAAVTRYAHWLTLETPVLEPPEGVDSDAAEALLDGWLENVSGTELVTLDPEQAKELLRHYGIDVLESVPFGSEDEAVAAAERLGWPVAIKTLDPSLRHRLDLGGVRINIEDEQSLRRNIAQMRKFLKPYGEKALEVQSMAEVGQSCTLRAIEDPLLGPVVSFGLSGDAVNLLDDWAHRVPPLSVADTAELVRSPRAAVKLFGYEGLPAGNVAALEDLAARVALLKDNHPAVALIEFKPILVGPTTVTVLAVDLRIGNPAQRTDSARRAMIS, from the coding sequence ATGGTGAAGCCAGAGCTAGCGCCCGGATATCCGGCGCATTGGGAAGCTGATGTTGTTCTTCGTGATGGTGCCACGGGGCATTTGCGCCCCATGACGGCCGCCGATGCCGACGCCGTGCAGGCGTTTCACATGGCCCAATCGCAAAATTCGATCTATATGCGCTTCTTTACGTACAAATCGAAGCTCACACCGAAGGAATTGCGCCGCTTCACCGAACTTGATTATCGCGACCGTGTGGCATTTGTCATAACGCGCGGGCAGGAAATCATTGGCATTGGCCGCTACGACAGGCTGGATGACCCCACCGAGGCAGAGGTGGCGTTCAACGTGTCGGACGCCAACCAGGGCCGCGGCCTGGGCTCGATCCTGCTAGAACACCTGGCCGTCGCGGCCCGCGAAAACGGCATCGACAAGTTCTCCGCCGAGGTGCTGCCGGAAAACCGCAAGATGATCCAGGTCTTCTCCGAGGCAGGCTACGAGGTCCACCGGCGCTTTGACGACGGCGTCATCTCCCTGTCCTTCGACATCGACCCCACCGAAAAGTCCCGGGCGGTGATGGAATCCCGCGAGCACCGGGCCGATGCCCGCAGCGTCGCCGGCCTGCTTGCACCGTCCTCCGTTGCCGTCATTGGTGCCAGCCGGGCGTGGGGGAGCATTGGCCAGCAACTACTGGAACATGTGGTTGAGGGCAAGTTCACCGGGGCCGTCTACGCCGTCAACCAGGAGGCCCTGGAGGTGTCCGGCATGATGCCGTACGCCAGCATCGCCGAGGTTCCCGGGCCCGTGGACCTGGCCATTATCGCCGTCCCCTATGACCAGGTCCCGTCGGTGGTGGAGCAGTGTGGTGCCGCCGGTGTCAAGGGCTTGGTGATTGCCACGGCAGGTTTTGCGGACGACGGCGAACACGGCTTGGCGCGTCAGCGGGAGTTGGTGCGCAGCGCCCGAGCCAACGGCATGCGGCTGGTGGGTCCAGCCTCCTTGGGCCTGGCCAACACCGACCCCGCCATTTCCTTGAACGCCTCCATGGCCCCGGAGCTGCCCGCCAAGGGTGGGCTGGGCATCTTCAGCCAGTCGGCTGCCCTGGGTGTGTCCCTGTTTGCCTCGCTGTCGCGGCGCAGTGTGGGCATGTCCAGTGTGCTCTCGGCCGGCAACCGGGCCGATATTTCCGGCAATGACATGATGCAGTTCTGGGAGGACGACCCCAACACCACGGCGTGCGGGCTGTACCTGGAATCCATTGGCAACCCGCGCAAATTTTCCCGCATCTCCCGGCGGCTCTCACGCACCAAGCCGGTCATCGTCGCCAAATCAGATGCCATGGGCCTGCGCCTGCCTCCCGGCCATGTTGTGCGCACAACCCAAGCCCCCGCAGGTGCCCTGGACGCCATGCTGCGGCAGTCCGGCGTCGTGCGGGTCAACACGATTGAGGAGCTCTCCGATGTGGCCCAGCTGGTGGTGGGCCAGCCGCTGCCGCAGGGGCCGGGGCTTGCCATCATCGGCAACTCGGGCGCCATGGGGACGGTGGTGGCCGACGCCGCCGAACAGCACGGACTGACCGTGGCCGCCGTCGAGTCGATGCTGGCGCTGGACACCGGCCAGTCCAAGGCGCTGCCACTGCTCAAGCGCACGGTCCTGGGAGCGCTGGCCCGGGAAGGGGTGGATTCGGCGATTGTGACGCTGCTGCCGGTCATTGGCCTGAGCATTGAGAACATTGCCAAGACGCTGCATGCCTGCTCCGTTGAAGCGGGCAAACCCGTCATCGCCGTGTTCACCGGAATCGTCGATCCGCGCATCCACGTCAACCGGCAGATGTCGGACACGCTGCCGGCCTATTCAAGTCCGGGGGCAGCCATCGCCGCACTGGCCGCTGTGACACGGTACGCGCACTGGCTCACGCTGGAAACCCCCGTCCTTGAACCGCCGGAAGGTGTTGACTCCGACGCGGCCGAGGCCCTGCTGGATGGCTGGCTGGAGAATGTTTCCGGCACCGAACTGGTGACCCTGGACCCCGAACAAGCCAAGGAACTGTTGCGCCACTACGGAATTGACGTGCTGGAATCGGTGCCGTTTGGCAGCGAAGACGAGGCGGTGGCCGCGGCCGAACGGCTCGGCTGGCCGGTGGCCATCAAAACCCTTGACCCGTCGCTGCGCCACCGCCTGGACCTGGGCGGGGTGCGCATCAACATTGAAGACGAGCAGTCGCTGCGGCGCAACATCGCCCAAATGCGCAAGTTCCTGAAACCGTACGGTGAGAAGGCGCTCGAGGTGCAGTCCATGGCCGAGGTGGGACAGTCCTGCACCCTGCGGGCCATCGAAGATCCCCTGCTTGGCCCGGTCGTGTCCTTTGGGCTCTCCGGCGACGCGGTGAACCTGCTCGATGACTGGGCACACCGGGTGCCGCCGCTGTCCGTCGCCGACACCGCCGAACTGGTGCGTTCGCCGCGGGCCGCCGTGAAACTGTTCGGCTACGAGGGGCTGCCGGCCGGCAATGTGGCAGCGCTGGAGGATCTGGCGGCCCGCGTGGCCCTGTTGAAGGACAACCATCCAGCAGTCGCCTTGATCGAGTTCAAGCCCATCCTGGTGGGACCCACCACCGTGACCGTGCTGGCCGTTGACCTGCGCATCGGCAACCCCGCCCAACGCACCGACAGTGCACGGCGTGCCATGATCTCCTGA
- a CDS encoding DUF3093 domain-containing protein, with product MSSPTPQSATSPATANYTEKLWPNFWGWVIVVGLSAAGILIFMPISPMAGYVAFFVLLLGLSTALIASTPTISVTPDSLQVGRAHIEREFVGQVTAYHGDAATEQRGIKLNGLAYLCIRGWIKPVVKIEITDPNDRTPYWLTSSRNPEHLVAALGGTVHRETAEQ from the coding sequence ATGTCTTCCCCTACGCCCCAGAGCGCAACCTCCCCTGCCACGGCCAATTACACCGAAAAGCTATGGCCCAACTTCTGGGGCTGGGTGATTGTTGTTGGCCTCTCGGCGGCGGGGATCCTGATTTTCATGCCCATCAGTCCCATGGCCGGCTACGTTGCCTTCTTTGTGTTGCTGCTTGGCCTGTCGACTGCGCTCATCGCGTCGACCCCCACCATCAGTGTGACCCCCGACTCGCTGCAGGTGGGCAGGGCGCACATTGAGCGGGAATTTGTTGGTCAAGTGACTGCCTACCACGGCGATGCGGCCACCGAGCAGCGTGGCATCAAGCTCAACGGGTTGGCGTACCTGTGCATTCGCGGCTGGATCAAACCGGTTGTCAAGATTGAAATCACGGACCCGAACGACCGCACACCCTACTGGCTCACCTCCTCACGCAACCCCGAGCACCTTGTGGCAGCACTGGGCGGCACTGTGCACCGCGAGACCGCCGAGCAGTAG
- a CDS encoding DinB family protein, with amino-acid sequence MAIIPDQKDWTWVLERPCPECGFRAGKATPATAATMLPALLPRWQTALRRANIEERPDPGTWSVLEYGAHVSDVFEVFTARLELMLREDNPTFANWDQDQASIDGNYSSLDPEEVSSELIQNGLDAAAAYGAVPEEHWERRGLRSNGAEFTVVTLTGYFLHDVVHHLHDIDA; translated from the coding sequence ATGGCTATCATTCCTGATCAAAAAGACTGGACTTGGGTGCTCGAGCGGCCGTGTCCAGAGTGTGGTTTCAGAGCAGGCAAGGCGACCCCCGCAACGGCGGCCACCATGTTGCCGGCGCTGCTGCCCCGCTGGCAGACGGCCCTACGCAGGGCAAATATCGAGGAGAGACCCGACCCCGGCACGTGGTCCGTCTTGGAATACGGCGCCCACGTCAGCGACGTCTTTGAGGTGTTCACGGCACGTCTGGAACTGATGCTGCGCGAGGACAATCCCACCTTCGCCAACTGGGACCAGGACCAGGCCTCCATTGACGGCAACTATTCGTCATTGGACCCGGAAGAGGTCTCCTCGGAACTCATCCAAAACGGCCTGGACGCGGCGGCGGCCTATGGCGCCGTCCCCGAAGAACACTGGGAGCGTCGGGGATTGCGCAGCAACGGCGCAGAGTTCACAGTCGTAACACTCACTGGATATTTCCTGCACGACGTTGTCCACCACCTCCACGACATCGACGCCTGA
- a CDS encoding GNAT family N-acetyltransferase, which produces MTTDSPMLPIRLPEAPGLLFRPMAGADAQAWLALVRRIAQADVAPWHEQLSDLLEVLESAVNPAAHNTVAGFDVDGVLAAYGYVSKNPASLVGYAFGGVDPSLRRQGIGSAILAWQREVLGKRSEADGQAAAVVRSYVQKMTPGHAKLLRAVGFAPVRTFTELARGLDDVPAAPPLQGVRVVAFTAEYAEAVRLAHNEAFADHWGSEPRTVTKWASLLTHENFRPEWSSLAVDDTTGEVAGYQISMFDPTVEDASGFKDGYTELLGVRRAWRGRGLAPALLIDAMARYAAAGMERACLDVDTENPSGAVALYERLGYRPLPGRQSVAWDLAR; this is translated from the coding sequence ATGACTACTGATTCACCCATGCTGCCCATCCGTCTGCCGGAAGCTCCGGGATTGCTGTTTCGCCCCATGGCGGGCGCCGACGCGCAGGCGTGGCTGGCCCTGGTGCGGCGGATTGCTCAGGCCGACGTGGCTCCGTGGCACGAGCAATTATCCGATTTGTTGGAGGTGCTTGAGTCGGCCGTAAACCCGGCCGCACACAATACGGTGGCCGGTTTCGACGTGGACGGCGTGCTGGCGGCCTATGGGTATGTGTCCAAAAATCCCGCCAGCCTCGTGGGCTATGCCTTTGGCGGGGTGGACCCGTCGCTGCGGCGCCAAGGGATCGGTTCGGCCATTTTGGCGTGGCAGCGGGAGGTGCTGGGGAAACGCTCCGAGGCCGACGGGCAGGCGGCCGCGGTCGTGCGAAGCTACGTCCAAAAAATGACGCCCGGGCACGCGAAGCTGTTGCGGGCGGTGGGCTTTGCGCCGGTGCGGACCTTCACCGAACTGGCCCGCGGCCTGGACGATGTGCCGGCAGCGCCGCCGCTCCAAGGTGTGAGGGTCGTGGCGTTCACGGCCGAATATGCCGAAGCTGTGCGGTTGGCCCACAATGAGGCCTTTGCCGACCATTGGGGTTCGGAACCACGTACTGTCACTAAATGGGCGTCGCTGCTCACGCATGAAAACTTCAGGCCCGAATGGAGCTCCCTCGCCGTGGACGACACCACCGGTGAGGTGGCAGGCTATCAAATCTCCATGTTTGACCCCACGGTCGAGGACGCGAGTGGATTCAAGGACGGTTATACGGAACTGCTCGGAGTTCGCCGTGCTTGGCGGGGCCGCGGCCTCGCCCCTGCGCTGTTGATTGACGCCATGGCGCGGTATGCAGCGGCGGGCATGGAGCGGGCGTGCCTCGATGTGGACACCGAGAATCCCAGCGGCGCGGTGGCCCTGTATGAGCGTCTGGGGTATCGGCCGCTGCCGGGGCGCCAAAGCGTCGCGTGGGACCTGGCCCGCTGA
- a CDS encoding DNA topoisomerase (ATP-hydrolyzing) subunit A produces the protein MAKRQPPAADDFTENIVDIDVSTEMEGSFLEYAYSVIYSRALPDARDGLKPVQRRILYMMSEMGLRPDRGHVKSARVVGEVMGKLHPHGDTAIYDTMVRMAQDWTLRLPLIDGHGNFGSLDDGPAAPRYTEARLAAAALELTGSLDENVVDFVPNYDNQMLQPSVLPAAYPNLLVNGASGIAVGMATNMAPHNLGEVIAAAQHLIANPDATLEDVMAYVPGPDLPSGGRIVGLQGIRDAYAGGRGSFKTRAKIAVEQLSPRRVGLVVTELPYLVGPEKVKEKLKDARNANKVVGVADFIDLSDRKHGLRLVIEIKNGFNPAAVMEQLYRYTPLEESFGINNVCLVDGQPQTLGLLPLLQVFVNHRIDVVRRRTAFRLGKKQDRLHLVEGMLIAIVDIDEVIQIIRTSDEVAAARERLMAIYDLSEIQTNYILDLQLRRLTRFSMVELETERDELRREISALEAILGSQELLRQLVSDEMGEVAAKYATPRRTVLLESEAMAPSVAKALAAGPGGKPGRAAPLALEIADDPCWVLLSATGQIARTSTADPLLESGSRSKHDVFSTVLKSTARAEIGALTSLGRMLRMQVVDMPVLPPTAALPNLAGGVAAKDFITLTKGETLVGFVPLNTTFAVGTAAGVVKRVSPDYPLNRDDWEYIALKPKDFVVGAAIATDDDDLVFITQGAQLLRYSAANVRPQGRTAGGMAGIKLAAGDTVLSFSVVSPTDPQAVVVTVSGGQDALPGTPSGSAKVTALSEYPAKGRATGGVRAHRFLKGEDHLMVAWAGHGPAKASSSSGVVRALPLEHGHRDGSGVALTAGIELVGPSLSGPSPEMSDAGRPPAADSAPSAGDGPTTGHVPPAPTRDPKPIPDSTQEAFELPLE, from the coding sequence ATGGCCAAGCGCCAACCTCCCGCCGCAGATGACTTCACCGAAAACATCGTCGATATTGATGTTTCGACTGAAATGGAAGGCTCCTTCCTGGAGTACGCCTATTCGGTGATTTACTCGCGCGCCCTCCCTGATGCACGGGACGGGCTCAAGCCGGTGCAGCGGCGCATCCTGTACATGATGAGCGAGATGGGGCTGCGCCCGGACAGGGGCCACGTCAAGAGCGCCCGCGTGGTGGGTGAGGTCATGGGAAAGCTGCACCCGCACGGCGACACCGCCATCTACGACACCATGGTGCGCATGGCCCAGGACTGGACGCTGCGCCTGCCGCTCATTGACGGGCACGGCAACTTCGGCTCGCTCGACGACGGCCCCGCCGCCCCCCGCTACACCGAGGCCCGGCTGGCCGCCGCCGCCCTGGAGCTGACGGGCAGCCTGGATGAGAACGTTGTGGACTTTGTGCCCAACTATGACAACCAGATGCTGCAGCCGTCGGTGCTCCCGGCCGCCTACCCGAACCTGCTCGTCAACGGGGCCAGCGGCATCGCCGTCGGCATGGCCACCAACATGGCCCCGCACAACCTGGGTGAGGTGATTGCCGCCGCCCAACACCTGATCGCGAACCCCGATGCAACGCTCGAAGACGTCATGGCGTATGTCCCGGGTCCGGACCTGCCCTCGGGCGGGCGCATTGTGGGCCTGCAGGGCATCCGCGACGCCTACGCCGGCGGCAGGGGATCATTCAAGACGCGGGCCAAGATCGCCGTCGAACAACTTTCCCCGCGCCGGGTGGGCCTGGTCGTCACGGAACTGCCGTACCTGGTGGGCCCGGAGAAGGTGAAGGAGAAACTCAAGGACGCCCGCAACGCCAACAAGGTGGTGGGTGTTGCCGACTTCATCGACCTCTCGGACCGCAAGCACGGGCTGCGCCTCGTCATTGAGATCAAGAACGGCTTCAACCCGGCCGCCGTCATGGAACAGCTGTACCGGTACACGCCGCTGGAGGAATCCTTCGGTATCAACAACGTCTGCCTCGTGGACGGGCAGCCGCAAACACTGGGCCTGCTGCCGCTGCTGCAGGTCTTCGTCAACCACCGCATCGACGTGGTGCGCCGCCGCACCGCGTTCCGCCTCGGCAAGAAGCAGGACCGACTGCACCTGGTTGAGGGCATGCTCATCGCCATCGTGGACATTGACGAGGTCATCCAGATCATCCGGACCTCGGACGAGGTGGCGGCCGCCCGTGAGCGGCTCATGGCCATTTACGACCTCTCCGAGATTCAGACCAACTACATCCTTGACCTGCAGCTGCGCCGGCTGACCCGCTTCTCCATGGTGGAGCTGGAAACCGAGCGGGACGAGCTGCGCCGTGAAATTTCCGCGCTCGAAGCCATTCTCGGCTCGCAGGAACTGCTCCGCCAGCTCGTCTCGGATGAGATGGGTGAGGTGGCCGCCAAATACGCCACGCCGCGCCGCACCGTGCTGCTGGAATCCGAGGCCATGGCCCCGTCCGTGGCGAAGGCCCTCGCGGCCGGGCCCGGCGGGAAGCCCGGCAGGGCCGCCCCGTTGGCCCTGGAAATCGCCGACGATCCCTGCTGGGTGCTGCTCAGCGCCACGGGCCAGATCGCCCGGACTTCCACGGCCGATCCGCTGCTGGAATCGGGCAGCCGCAGCAAGCACGACGTGTTCTCCACCGTCCTGAAGTCAACGGCCCGGGCCGAGATCGGTGCGCTGACGTCGCTGGGCCGGATGCTGCGCATGCAGGTCGTGGACATGCCTGTCCTGCCGCCTACGGCAGCCCTGCCGAACCTGGCAGGAGGTGTGGCCGCGAAGGACTTCATCACCTTGACCAAGGGCGAAACGCTCGTGGGCTTTGTCCCGCTCAACACCACGTTTGCGGTGGGCACGGCCGCGGGCGTCGTCAAGCGTGTCAGCCCCGACTACCCGCTGAACCGGGACGACTGGGAGTACATCGCGCTGAAGCCCAAGGACTTTGTGGTGGGTGCCGCGATTGCCACGGACGACGACGACCTCGTGTTCATCACGCAGGGCGCCCAGCTGCTCCGGTACAGTGCCGCCAACGTCCGCCCACAGGGCCGCACGGCCGGTGGCATGGCCGGCATCAAGCTGGCGGCCGGGGACACCGTCCTCTCCTTCAGCGTGGTCTCCCCCACTGATCCGCAGGCCGTGGTCGTGACGGTTTCCGGTGGGCAGGATGCACTGCCCGGAACGCCGTCGGGCTCGGCCAAGGTCACCGCCCTCTCCGAGTACCCGGCGAAGGGCCGCGCCACCGGCGGGGTCCGCGCGCACCGCTTCCTCAAGGGTGAGGACCACCTGATGGTCGCCTGGGCGGGCCACGGCCCGGCCAAGGCGTCCTCCAGTTCAGGCGTGGTGCGGGCGCTTCCCCTGGAGCATGGACACCGGGACGGCTCCGGTGTTGCGCTGACGGCTGGCATCGAGCTCGTGGGTCCCAGCTTGTCCGGCCCTTCCCCTGAAATGTCCGACGCCGGCCGCCCACCGGCCGCCGATTCGGCACCTTCCGCCGGGGACGGTCCCACCACGGGACACGTGCCGCCGGCTCCGACCCGTGACCCGAAGCCAATTCCGGACTCCACCCAGGAAGCGTTCGAGCTGCCCCTGGAATAG
- a CDS encoding alkaline phosphatase family protein, whose product MPSPPSYGKASIGDVLRSAAAVLGLSGAENVLKLPAAPRICVVLVDGLGKSLLKQRSAHAPFLRTVMAADSSGEHPRTLHAAFPSTTATSLSSLGTGEVPGRHGMVGYDVLDPRQDKVVNLLGNWDGGVDPLRWQPCPTIFEKLGTTVPSTTVSLPKFATSAMTRAALRGSEFRGATSTHARVETAVEALAATPTALVYLYWSELDKAGHAHGADSPQWERALEELDAGMKRLAATAPANTLILLTADHGMVDVPRSNRIDFSVFPELVKGVRHTAGEPRMVHLYLEPGATAANRAELMASWLERFGKLAWVITREQAIAAGYFGEVSESVSARIGDVLIVARESVAFYDLRRVRPQAIEVVGQHGSITKAEREVPLLRIPVTAKAPGRKSKRR is encoded by the coding sequence TTGCCGTCGCCGCCGTCGTACGGCAAGGCCAGCATTGGCGACGTCCTGCGCAGCGCCGCAGCGGTACTGGGACTTTCCGGCGCCGAGAACGTCCTGAAACTGCCCGCAGCGCCCCGGATTTGTGTGGTCCTGGTGGACGGGCTGGGCAAGTCGCTATTGAAGCAACGCAGCGCCCACGCACCCTTTCTGCGCACAGTCATGGCAGCAGATTCCAGCGGCGAGCACCCCCGCACGCTGCACGCGGCCTTTCCCAGCACCACGGCAACCTCGCTGAGTTCACTGGGCACGGGCGAGGTGCCCGGACGCCACGGCATGGTTGGCTACGACGTCCTGGACCCGCGCCAGGACAAGGTGGTCAACCTCCTGGGGAACTGGGACGGCGGCGTTGACCCGCTGCGCTGGCAGCCCTGCCCCACGATCTTTGAAAAGCTTGGCACCACGGTACCCTCCACTACCGTGAGCCTGCCAAAATTCGCCACCTCCGCCATGACGCGTGCCGCCCTGCGTGGCAGCGAATTCCGGGGAGCGACGTCCACGCACGCCCGTGTGGAGACTGCGGTGGAGGCACTTGCCGCGACACCCACGGCGCTGGTGTACCTGTACTGGAGCGAACTGGACAAGGCCGGGCACGCCCACGGCGCCGATTCCCCCCAATGGGAGCGGGCGTTGGAGGAGCTCGATGCCGGGATGAAGCGACTGGCTGCCACGGCACCTGCCAACACGCTGATCCTGCTCACAGCCGACCACGGCATGGTGGACGTGCCGCGCTCAAACCGCATCGACTTTTCCGTGTTCCCTGAACTGGTGAAGGGCGTTCGGCACACGGCGGGGGAGCCGCGTATGGTGCATCTGTACTTGGAGCCCGGTGCCACCGCGGCGAACCGGGCGGAGCTCATGGCTTCGTGGCTGGAGCGCTTCGGCAAGCTCGCCTGGGTCATCACCCGCGAGCAGGCGATCGCGGCCGGCTATTTCGGCGAGGTCTCGGAGAGCGTCAGCGCCCGCATCGGTGATGTGCTCATTGTCGCCCGGGAATCTGTGGCGTTTTACGACCTGCGCCGTGTGCGCCCCCAGGCCATTGAAGTGGTGGGCCAGCACGGCTCCATCACGAAGGCCGAACGTGAGGTGCCGCTGCTGCGCATCCCCGTCACGGCCAAGGCGCCGGGCAGGAAGTCCAAGCGCCGCTAG
- the sepH gene encoding septation protein SepH: MAELRLVGVHDDGGHLLLSGPDGGNYLLPLDEALRTAVGKSAIHSARVPAASTARMSPREIQSMIRSGSTAAEVAEVSGHSIDQIRRYEGPVLAERDYIANRARAVEVAPATTHHDSYRTAFGDEPVTLDEMVRHRLAEFGIDAKTLRWDAWRDEAGSWTVCADFDPGNERAASSIGEPAPALWRFHSGRKALHNANRWAQQLSELEPLDSPVPERRLSAVVDQPFDVEANGETSAVELAEQPAETPEAPEFPGHGLLDMLRSRRGVRLGIDEDGDDELAAMLGSHVPGAHPRDEALYGAPVTDVTEDAPDDEVQGDDRLKNVPFLQLAPSLVDQDEPVVDRVDSVAEVSTETREVVLSGEPVTLLRPGVPKPAARSSVAAVEPAASEPEDDGPSDSEVAERLERKAAAKPKRSSVPSWDEIVFGTKGD; encoded by the coding sequence ATGGCTGAGCTTCGGCTAGTGGGTGTCCACGACGACGGCGGTCATCTGCTGCTCAGTGGACCCGACGGAGGCAACTACCTGCTGCCCCTGGATGAGGCATTGCGCACGGCTGTGGGCAAAAGCGCCATCCACAGCGCGCGGGTGCCGGCAGCATCAACTGCACGGATGAGCCCCCGAGAAATACAATCCATGATCCGCTCCGGGTCCACGGCTGCTGAAGTGGCGGAGGTTTCCGGACACTCCATCGACCAGATTCGCCGCTATGAAGGCCCTGTCCTGGCCGAACGGGATTACATCGCCAACCGGGCCCGCGCTGTCGAGGTGGCTCCTGCCACGACGCACCACGACAGCTACCGCACAGCCTTTGGCGACGAGCCGGTCACGCTGGATGAAATGGTGCGGCACCGTCTTGCAGAGTTCGGCATCGACGCGAAAACACTGCGGTGGGACGCCTGGCGTGATGAAGCAGGTTCGTGGACTGTCTGCGCCGATTTTGATCCCGGCAATGAACGGGCAGCCAGCAGCATTGGCGAGCCGGCCCCCGCACTGTGGCGCTTCCACTCAGGCCGCAAGGCCCTCCACAACGCCAACCGCTGGGCGCAACAGCTCAGCGAACTCGAACCACTGGACAGCCCCGTTCCTGAACGCCGGCTCAGCGCAGTGGTCGACCAGCCCTTTGACGTGGAAGCCAACGGTGAGACATCCGCCGTCGAGCTTGCCGAACAGCCCGCCGAGACACCTGAGGCACCGGAGTTCCCCGGCCACGGCCTCTTGGACATGCTCCGCTCACGCCGGGGTGTGCGCTTGGGCATCGATGAAGACGGCGACGACGAGCTGGCCGCCATGCTTGGCAGCCACGTCCCCGGCGCCCACCCTCGCGATGAAGCATTGTATGGTGCACCCGTCACCGACGTCACTGAGGACGCGCCAGACGATGAGGTCCAAGGAGACGACCGGCTCAAAAACGTGCCGTTCCTCCAATTGGCACCCAGCCTGGTTGACCAAGATGAACCCGTCGTGGACCGTGTCGACAGCGTCGCTGAAGTCAGCACCGAAACCCGCGAGGTGGTGCTCTCCGGGGAGCCTGTGACGCTCTTGCGTCCTGGGGTACCGAAGCCGGCTGCCCGTTCGTCCGTTGCTGCGGTGGAGCCTGCCGCCAGCGAACCTGAGGACGACGGCCCGTCAGACAGTGAAGTTGCCGAACGCCTCGAACGCAAGGCCGCAGCCAAGCCCAAACGCTCAAGCGTGCCCAGCTGGGATGAAATCGTCTTCGGCACCAAGGGCGACTGA
- a CDS encoding DUF4193 family protein — translation MTTGYQQPRTNQRVNRTGAAKNPHRGANPRDTLIDIAEAELAEAYELPGAELAPDELELEILAQQADEFTCGSCFLVRHRSQLAREKNDLLFCSDCEG, via the coding sequence ATGACCACGGGCTACCAGCAGCCGCGCACCAATCAACGAGTCAACCGGACGGGTGCCGCCAAAAACCCGCACCGCGGGGCAAACCCTCGCGACACCTTGATCGACATCGCCGAAGCCGAACTGGCCGAGGCGTACGAACTGCCGGGTGCGGAGTTGGCTCCCGACGAGCTGGAACTGGAGATTCTCGCCCAGCAGGCCGATGAATTCACCTGCGGTTCCTGCTTCCTCGTCAGACACCGTTCGCAGCTGGCACGGGAAAAGAACGACTTGCTGTTCTGCAGCGACTGCGAAGGCTGA